Proteins from a genomic interval of Deltaproteobacteria bacterium:
- a CDS encoding four helix bundle protein: MPARSTDLIPVVQKSYDLCAGLYAQVHRFPRVERGLLGRVILEDALQMLVALTVANRRSDKAETLREASGRLDALRITLRLGKRLGFVSNGGYEELSKDATEVGRMLGGWLKYETREAGAPEAPPAAIVPPPTRKRRTGGLRYTMRSPTIERYLRLKLDHPRAIVFVIVGAFCQSFFEDAVECGRLLRIAVRDLAAESESEKILTCGIPRVHLERYVTALAQAGREVYVE, encoded by the coding sequence ATGCCGGCACGCAGCACCGATCTCATTCCGGTGGTGCAGAAGTCCTACGATCTCTGCGCCGGTCTGTACGCGCAGGTGCACCGGTTCCCGCGCGTCGAGCGCGGGCTCCTCGGGCGCGTCATCCTCGAAGACGCGCTCCAGATGCTGGTGGCGCTGACGGTGGCGAACCGGCGGAGCGACAAGGCGGAGACCCTCCGCGAGGCGAGCGGACGGCTCGATGCGCTCCGCATCACGCTTCGCCTCGGCAAGCGCCTCGGCTTCGTGTCGAACGGTGGGTACGAGGAGCTTTCGAAGGATGCGACCGAGGTCGGCCGCATGCTCGGAGGCTGGCTCAAGTACGAAACGCGTGAGGCGGGCGCGCCGGAAGCTCCGCCGGCCGCCATCGTGCCGCCGCCAACGAGGAAGCGGCGGACGGGCGGGCTCCGCTACACGATGCGCAGCCCCACGATCGAGCGCTACCTCCGTCTCAAGCTCGATCATCCTCGCGCCATCGTCTTCGTCATCGTCGGCGCCTTCTGCCAGAGCTTCTTCGAGGATGCCGTCGAGTGCGGGCGGCTCCTGCGCATCGCGGTCCGCGACCTCGCGGCCGAGTCGGAGTCGGAGAAGATCCTCACGTGCGGAATCCCCAGGGTGCACCTCGAGCGCTACGTCACCGCGCTCGCCCAGGCCGGACGCGAGGTGTATGTCGAATAG
- a CDS encoding group II intron reverse transcriptase domain-containing protein, with amino-acid sequence MRGAYAWGPFHRFWVSDPKRREIRAAPFRDRVVHHALFNVLDPIFRHSFIADSYACIAGRGTHGAVERYQAFVRARAGRGYRVQVDVRRYFASVDHAVLLERLRRRIADTRLLAVLEALIAHGADEPGRGMPIGSLTSQLFANVYLDALDHFVKEELRVRHYLRYMDDVLLLADDRREARDRLRAVRAFLTEVLRLELNPRRVIVAPIGEPSDLLGYVHYPGGRVRVRRRSVRRLWRRLPALERRGRTGDRCRERSGVRRQLVRSRQAWRCLPPLAAHLHAARRRERRQALAGAIAGAFRSRANRLSPSRLCTTGAVQWQDELKLE; translated from the coding sequence GTGCGTGGGGCATATGCGTGGGGTCCGTTTCATCGCTTCTGGGTGAGCGATCCGAAACGGCGGGAGATCCGTGCCGCGCCATTCCGCGACCGTGTCGTACATCACGCGCTCTTCAACGTGCTGGACCCGATCTTCCGGCACAGCTTCATCGCCGACAGCTACGCCTGCATCGCGGGCCGCGGGACCCACGGCGCGGTCGAGCGCTACCAGGCCTTCGTGCGCGCCCGGGCCGGGCGGGGGTATCGCGTGCAGGTCGACGTCCGGCGCTACTTCGCGAGCGTCGACCACGCGGTGCTCCTCGAGCGGCTGCGCCGCCGGATCGCGGACACGCGTCTCCTGGCCGTGCTCGAAGCGTTGATCGCCCACGGCGCCGACGAGCCCGGTCGCGGCATGCCGATCGGGAGCCTCACGAGCCAGCTCTTCGCCAACGTCTACCTCGACGCGCTCGACCACTTCGTGAAGGAGGAGTTGCGAGTGCGGCACTACCTCCGCTACATGGACGACGTTCTGCTGCTCGCCGATGATCGCCGGGAAGCCCGGGATCGGCTCCGAGCGGTGCGAGCATTCCTCACGGAGGTGCTCCGTCTCGAGCTGAATCCACGGCGCGTGATCGTGGCGCCGATCGGTGAACCGAGCGACCTGCTGGGCTATGTCCACTACCCGGGTGGCCGCGTCCGGGTGCGGCGGCGGAGCGTCCGGCGGTTGTGGCGGCGTCTCCCCGCACTCGAGCGGCGTGGCCGCACGGGAGATCGATGCCGCGAGCGCTCGGGCGTCCGTCGCCAGTTGGTTCGGTCTCGCCAAGCATGGCGATGTCTTCCGCCTCTCGCGGCGCATCTTCACGCAGCGCGACGTCGCGAACGCCGGCAAGCGCTTGCTGGTGCGATCGCTGGAGCGTTCCGATCGCGCGCGAACAGATTGAGTCCGTCGAGGCTCTGCACTACGGGTGCAGTGCAATGGCAAGACGAGCTGAAGCTCGAGTGA